The following DNA comes from Castanea sativa cultivar Marrone di Chiusa Pesio chromosome 10, ASM4071231v1.
GTCTATCGAAGGAGGGAGAGAACCTATATTTATACCTAAGAGTGTCAGCTATAGCTGTGAGTGTTGTCTTGATTCGAGAAAAGGACAGAAAATAACTCCCGGTCTACTATGTCAGCTAGGCCTTCCAGGGAGCAGAAGCCAAATACCTACAGATAGAGAAGATTGCATTCGCACTGATCGTCGCTTCACGCAAGCTGCGCCCTTATTTCCAGGTAAATCCTATCTTGGTGATGACAGACCAACCTATAAAGAAGACAATGAACAAGCCCGAGGCTGCGGAAAGAATGATCCAGTGGGCTAAAGAGCTCAGCCAGTTTGACATAGAATACCACCCCAGGACAACTATTAAGGCACAGACactggcagacttcatcgctGAATTTATAGTCCCCGATGAGGAGGAGAATACGAAACAGGTGGAAAGATGGACAATTCAGACTGAAGGTTCATCAGTCCAAAAGAGAGGCAAAGTAGGGGTCATTATCATTACTGCTGAAGGAGAGACGCTCAAGTATGGAATTCAGTTAGCATTCCTGGCCACCAACAACAAAGCTAAATACAAGGGAGTACTGACGGGTTTAAGGGTCGGGAAGGCGCTAGGAATCAAAAATTTACTCCTCTAGAGTGATTCCAAGCTCGTCGTGGGTCAGATAAAGGGGGAGTTCGAAGCGAAAGAGGAAAGGATGCAAAAGTACCTGAAGTTGACGAAACTTCTAGCACAAGAGTTCGATCAAGTAGAGTTCACACAGATCCCCATAAGTCAAAATATGGGGGCAAATAAGCTGGTGAAGCAATCATCGTTAGAAGCAGAGCCAATAGATACAGAGTTGAAGATTGATGTCCAGAAATTTCCCAACATCGAAGAGGTCCCTAACTTCACAATCTAGAGTGGGAATAGCTGGACAACCCTGATCCTGTCCTTCCTTCAGGACGGGTGGCTTCCACAAGACGTCAAAGAGGCCAAGAAAGTGAGGAATAGGGCAGTTTGATTCACGATCCTAAATGGCTCCTTATACAAAAGGGGCTTCTCCATGCCCTACTTGAAGTGTGTCAATGAAGAGGAAGCAAGGTACATTCTAGAAGAGATCCACGAAGGAATCTATGGAGACCATGCAGGCCCGAGACCCTTTGTCAATAAAATTATCCGAACGGGTTACTTTTGGCCTACCTTGTAGCAAGATGGAAAGGAGTTTGTCAAGAAATGCGACAAATGCTAGAGGTTTGAAAATGTCCAACTCATCCCATCTGAAGAACTGGCAACAATATCCTCCCCGTGGCCGTTTGCTCAATGGGGACTTGACATCATTGGCCCATTACCCCAAGGTAAAATGCAGGTAAAGTTTTTACTGGTTGCCATTGATTATTTCATAAAATGGGTCAAAGCAGAGGCACTATCAAACATAACAAAGGCGAAGATCTGAAactttgtatggaagaacatagTTTGTCGATTCGAGATCCCAAAGACGATCATATCAAACAACGGGCGAAAATTTGGTAGTCAAGGTTTCAGGGAATTTTGGTCAGGCCTGAGAATCAAGAACCAATTCTCATCCCCTGGTCATCCCCAAGCCAACGGCCAAACAGAAATGATGAATAGAACCTTACTcaagatcatcaagactcagCTAAACGAAGCAAAGGGCACATGGATGGAAGAGCTCCCTAACGTTTTGTGGGCGTACAGGACTACAACGAGGACCCCAAtaggagagaccccttttaatCTCACATACGGCACCGAAGCAGTAATCTCAGTCGAGGTAGGAATCACCAGCCTGAGAAGCTTTCCACGAAGGTAGCAATGACGATCAACTTAGAATCAACCTAGACTGCTTAGACGAGTCTAGAGATGAAGTATCTCGCAAGATGGCGAAGTATCAACAGAAGATGTCTGAATATTATAATAGAAGGGTGAAGCTCAAACGACTAAACATAGGAGATCTCGTCCTACGCATGGTCACACCTACGACTAAGGACCCTACCCAAGGGAAGCTTGGCCCAACCTGGGAAAGACCTTACAGAGTCATTCATTACTCTAGGCAAGGTAGCTATCACCTAGAAACGCTAAACGGGAAGAGATTACCACGACCATGGAATATTGAGCATTTAAAGCAATATAAGAATTATTCATCAGTAAATGTAATAAGACAATTGTATCTGTGCGCAAGTAATGAAAGAATTATTCAACCAGTATAATGTGTGTAAAAATTgtctaagtaacaagattccgccttgacggatgtaagttacaaACGAATCTACAAGTGACAAGATCCCttcaatgggtgtaagtcaccaaGAATTgtctaagtaacaagattctgcCTTGGCAGATGTAAGTTACAGACGAATCTACAAGTGACAAGATCCCTTCAATGGGTGTAAGTTACCAAAAATTgtctaagtaacaagattccgccttgaTGGATGTAAATTACAGACGAATCTACA
Coding sequences within:
- the LOC142611990 gene encoding uncharacterized protein LOC142611990, which encodes MLGISSEIIQHKLDVDPEKKLVQQRRRMFAPERNQATMDEVNKLLQAGFIREIYYPDWLANIVLVKKTNGKWRMCVDFTDLNKTCLKDSFPLPSIDQMMDSTTGHKLLTFMDAFSGSNLPKTISNVVKPQQVRFWGGVREVLGIHGVPEGNRGKPREGTSYIGDGITQDREGSPKAHRKDNSTQQGAEAKYLQIEKIAFALIVASRKLRPYFQVNPILVMTDQPIKKTMNKPEAAERMIQWAKELSQFDIEYHPRTTIKAQTLADFIAEFIVPDEEENTKQVERWTIQTEGSSVQKRGKVGVIIITAEGETLKYGIQLAFLATNNKAKYKGIKGEFEAKEERMQKYLKLTKLLAQEFDQVEFTQIPISQNMGANKLVKQSSLEAEPIDTELKIDVQKFPNIEEVPNFTI